Proteins encoded by one window of Fusarium graminearum PH-1 chromosome 1, whole genome shotgun sequence:
- a CDS encoding proteasome component PUP1 precursor produces the protein MPGFDFSNYNRNAALHARGVPLPKATSTGTTIVGCIFDGGVVIAADTRATSGPIVADKNCEKLHYISPQIWCAGAGTAADTEFTTALISSQLELHSLSTGRKPRVVTCMTLLKQHLFRYQGHIGAYLVVAGVDPTGTHLFTVHAHGSTDKLPYVTMGSGSLAAMSVFETQWKPDLSQEEAIKLASDAILAGVWNDLGSGSNVDVAIITSDKTTLKRNYITPNQKEPKLQSYRFPKGTTAVLNEKIIKKEEIKRYITVEDVPVEEKMDVDT, from the exons ATGCCTGGCTTCGACTTCTCGAACTACAACCGCAATGCGGCTCTCCATGCTCGGGGCGTGCCTCTCCCCAAGGCCACCAGCACCGGAACAACTATCGTGGGATGCATATTCGATGGCGGTGTTGTG ATTGCTGCCGATACTCGAGCCACATCCGGTCCCATCGTCGCCGACAAGAACTGTGAGAAGCTTCACTACATTTCCCCTCAGATTTGGTGCGCTGGTGCCGGTACAGCTGCCGATACCGAGTTCACCACCGCCCTCATCTCCTCCCAGCTCGAACTGCACTCCCTATCCACAGGCCGCAAGCCCCGCGTCGTCACCTGCATGACCCTTCTGAAGCAGCACCTCTTCCGCTACCAGGGCCACATCGGTGCCTACCTCGTcgttgctggtgtcgacCCTACCGGCACTCACCTCTTCACCGTCCATGCTCACGGCAGCACTGATAAGCTCCCTTATGTCACTATGGGAAGTGGTAGCTTGGCAGCCATGAGTGTATTCGAGACACAGTGGAAGCCTGATCTCAGCCAGGAGGAGGCCATCAAGTTGGCCAGCgatgccatcttggctggtGTGTGGAACGATTTGGGCTCTGGTTCAAACGTCGACGTGGCTATTATCaccagcgacaagacaacGCTCAAGAGAAACTACATTACACCTAACCAGAAGGAGCCTAAGCTCCAGAGTTACCGATTCCCTAAGGGCACAACAGCGGTACTGAACGAAAAGATCAttaagaaggaagaaatcaAGAGGTACATTACTGTGGAAGACGTGcctgttgaggagaagatggatgttgacaCTTAG